A single genomic interval of Arctopsyche grandis isolate Sample6627 chromosome 8, ASM5162203v2, whole genome shotgun sequence harbors:
- the LOC143916064 gene encoding uncharacterized protein LOC143916064 has protein sequence METEWQFPKHTAKNVKDVAPEFKIQEKNKFEGLLEVSDVPRSGGRIPPIIMTATGTHGSMIESIKKFIKDFTMTYIGQNNVKIQCKSLEDFKKLRDGLTPDRQFHTFSRKEEKEIKSVVRGLPKLPEADIKDDIIRQGFPVTKVIQMKTKEPRSNATELYLVFFEPSVSAKKIKEIRYICYTKVSVVKYTSKSQNITQCFRCQEYGHAAKNCNRQAKCVKCAGTHLTAQCNKGIVTPAVCSGCSGSHPANFKDCPKRQSYLKMLESRKNRASIVKANPWKLPVAQPQNIPVVNDHNFPKLPTIKTPSPNIPNIPKKPHQPTNPNIQPTTDLTSMASMTKMLKILQEIRAKASGCTDKLELALMLVEYLDVFD, from the coding sequence atggagaccgagtggcagtttccaaaacatacggcaaagaacgtgaaagatgttgctcctgaatttaaaattcaggagaaaaacaaatttgaagggctcttggaagtttccgatgtccccagaagcggtggaagaatcccgcccatcatcatgacagctactggcactcacggcagcatgatcgagtcgatcaagaagtttataaaagacttcacaatgacttacattggtcaaaataatgtcaagatacaatgtaaaagtcttgaagactttaaaaaacttcgggatggattgacaccagaccgacaattccataccttttccaggaaggaggaaaaggaaataaaaagtgtcgtacgtggcttgccgaaattgccggaagctgatattaaagatgacatcatcagacagggattccctgtaaccaaagtcatacagatgaagacgaaggagcctaggagcaacgccaccgagctatacttggtgttcttcgagccatcggtatcggcaaagaagattaaagaaatccggtacatctgttacacaaaggtcagtgtcgttaaatatactagtaaatcacaaaatattactcaatgtttcagatgccaagaatatggacacgctgcgaaaaactgcaatcggcaggccaagtgcgtcaaatgtgccggcactcacctcaccgcacaatgcaataaaggaatagttacccctgctgtctgctcaggctgttcaggatctcaccccgctaacttcaaagactgtccaaaaagacagagctatctgaaaatgctggaatcgaggaagaatcgagcatcaattgtcaaagccaacccttggaaactcccagtggcgcagccacaaaatatcccggtcgttaacgatcataacttcccaaagctaccgaccattaaaactccttcaccaaatatcccaaatatccctaaaaaaccccaccaaccaaccaatcccaacattcaaccaacaacagacctaacttccatggcgtctatgacgaagatgttgaagatcctccaggagattcgtgccaaggccagcggttgcaccgacaaactagagctggcactcatgcttgtcgaatatctcgatgtctttgattaa